The following coding sequences are from one Triticum dicoccoides isolate Atlit2015 ecotype Zavitan chromosome 4A, WEW_v2.0, whole genome shotgun sequence window:
- the LOC119288239 gene encoding disease resistance protein RGA5-like → MTDGVQDSEEIAALEKALVDETMDPVDIPFSLLKSITGNFSEAQEIGRGGFGVVYKGVLPSGRTVAVKQLFERYEILDKTFDSEIDCLAGLKHKNTVRFLGYSSETQYLRRLCDGKLQWVAKRQRLLCFEYLPKGCLAPYLSDASCGLHWSTRYQIIKGICEGIHYLHQHRIIHRDLKPQNVLLDDNMIPKIADFGLSRHLSESQSRDITENKFGTMGYMAPEFFNKGEITFKTDVYSLGAIIMDILMGQKECSDVKEVVESWTDKFGTSKSHTSLEEVKLCAEIGIKCRNYDPRNRPATWSIIHGILDEAEISNWSVTSDVATSTEGQIRLASKRMDELKLMDDSATPSQQQPSTLEVEQEGGKASQERKRKASTISFSKMADELRLMGDSAAPSQLQPSALEVEQEDGKVSQEKKRKTSFSGLVDELKLMDDYVAPFQLQPSSLEVEQEDGIVSQQKKRRASTMSLATRVMSTLSGKLTTFINDEYNKRKEVRKQASFLKKELSAIHAALELPELMNELAPGVKIWRDDLREISYDMENCIDDFIRQFGVEDVEVGFFWEAAELHKRLCELHQISNQMEELRTLAVEANARRESYKIDDCKPSFGHVAVDTRLRAVYQEAANLVGIEGPREEVISWLMNTQKKLKVVSVVGFGGLGKTTLAKQVFDKIKGHFDCVALFSVSQRPDLRVLLNRLQLKLGISVSTHDYGFDDIIEELKKYLTDKRYLIVVDDLWDQSAWNTISCAFPENGNGSRIIITTRVEDVAGMACHNDRECIYTMKPLSDENSRMLFSNRVFGSEVVCPPHLKEVAAEILKKCGGMPLAIVTIASLLATQVRSKKHWESIRKSLGAHSATNPSLKEMNSVLNLSYTHLPLHLRPCFLYLGMYSEDHIIPRDYLVKQWIGEGFVSSLHGPDLEHVGRSYFNELINRSMIQPAENDENEYGEVLCCRVHDMMLDLILSKCVEDNFVSVAYNSEDMTRLLHLCKYKVRRLSLCFMAVGGATYDTAISTRLSQVRSLLFENTILPLLWFKYLRVLIIFNEEEVVDLTAASQLFLLRCVMVRASKIELPIELGELVYLETLDIYDCELIKSIPSDIVHLPRLSCLVLPDWTELPEGIENMKSLHTLRGLDMENSSLKCFMGLSELTNLRELHIFSLGLPEVALGLPKVDALACSIGKLYNLESLVISGDHYEREDRQQLGSLSNPFQHIERLELPFWRLWRVPKWLCGLHCLRFLELYVEGTSTQDFHLLGELPSLAHLEFKACEIPDERAMLGTGLFPVLEFLDIRSSKDTTAYLGFEAGAMPSLRRLWIGASHWGGTVPVGMEHLLPLQEIKVYGVSNTKDTKDAFKEALLLHPNRPSVKVHAS, encoded by the exons ATGACGGACGGGGTCCAAGACAGTGAAGAAATTGCTGCCCTGGAGAAGGCGTTGGTCGATGAAACCATGGATCCAGTTGATATACCTTTCTCCCTTCTCAAGTCCATCACAGGAAATTTCTCGGAAGCTCAAGAGATCGGCAGGGGCGGGTTCGGAGTGGTCTACAAG GGAGTGCTTCCAAGTGGTCGCACCGTCGCCGTGAAGCAGCTCTTCGAAAGGTACGAGATCCTCGACAAGACTTTCGATAGCGAGATTGACTGTCTTGCGGGCCTCAAGCACAAGAATACGGTGCGATTTCTTGGGTATTCCTCCGAGACGCAGTATTTACGAAGGCTGTGCGACGGGAAGCTTCAGTGGGTAGCCAAGCGGCAGAGGCTGCTCTGCTTTGAGTACCTGCCCAAAGGGTGTCTTGCTCCCTATCTCTCCG ATGCATCTTGTGGACTTCATTGGAGCACACGTTATCAAATAATCAAGGGGATCTGTGAGGGCATACATTATCTTCACCAGCACCGTATTATTCACAGGGACCTCAAACCTCAGAATGTACTATTGGATGATAACATGATTCCCAAAATTGCGGATTTTGGACTATCGCGACACTTAAGTGAAAGCCAGAGTCGGGATATCACTGAAAACAAGTTTGGGACAAT GGGATATATGGCACCAGAATTCTTTAATAAGGGAGAAATCACCTTCAAGACAGACGTATATAGTTTGGGTGCTATAATAATGGATATTCTTATGGGACAAAAGGAATGCTCCGATGTTAAGGAG GTAGTTGAAAGTTGGACGGACAAGTTTGGGACATCAAAGAGTCATACATCACTGGAAGAAGTAAAGTTATGTGCTGAGATAGGGATAAAATGCAGGAACTATGACCCCCGGAACAGGCCTGCTACATGGTCTATCATCCATGGAATACTAGATGAAGCGGAAATTTCGAACTGGTCTGTTACAAGTGATGTAGCTACCTCTACAGAAGGGCAG ATAAGACTTGCCTCCAAGCGGATGGATGAGCTGAAGTTGATGGATGATTCTGCTACACCATCCCAGCAGCAACCATCAACGCTGGAAGTGGAGCAGGAGGGTGGCAAAGCGAGccaagagaggaagaggaaggcatcaACC ATAAGCTTCTCCAAGATGGCGGATGAGCTGAGGTTGATGGGCGATTCTGCTGCACCATCCCAACTGCAACCTTCGGCACTGGAGGTTGAACAGGAGGATGGCAAAGTGAGCCAAGAGAAGAAGAGAAAG ACAAGCTTCTCCGGGTTGGTGGATGAACTAAAGTTGATGGATGATTATGTTGCACCATTCCAACTGCAACCATCCTCACTGGAGGTGGAGCAGGAGGATGGCATAGTGAGCCAACAGAAGAAGAGGAGGGCATCAACTATGAGTTTGGCGACCAGGGTGATGAGCACCCTTAGTGGCAAGCTTACCACTTTCATCAACGATGAGTACAATAAGCGCAAAGAGGTAAGGAAGCAGGCGTCGTTCCTTAAGAAGGAGTTGAGCGCCATACACGCTGCTCTTGAGCTGCCGGAGCTCATGAATGAGCTTGCTCCAGGTGTAAAAATTTGGAGGGATGATCTCAGAGAGATTTCCTACGACATGGAAAATTGCATTGATGACTTCATCCGCCAATTCGGGGTTGAGGATGTTGAGGTAGGCTTTTTCTGGGAGGCTGCTGAACTTCACAAAAGGTTGTGCGAGCTTCATCAAATTTCCAACCAGATGGAAGAGCTTAGGACTCTTGCGGTAGAAGCAAATGCTCGACGTGAGAGTTACAAGATTGATGATTGCAAGCCTAGCTTTGGCCATGTGGCTGTCGACACTCGTTTGCGAGCGGTCTACCAGGAGGCGGCCAACCTTGTGGGCATTGAAGGCCCTAGAGAAGAGGTTATCAGTTGGTTGATGAATACTCAGAAAAAACTAAAGGTTGTGTCCGTTGTTGGTTTTGGAGGCCTGGGTAAAACTACACTTGCCaaacaggtgtttgacaaaatcaaAGGGCATTTTGATTGTGTGGCATTATTTTCAGTTTCACAGAGGCCTGATTTGAGAGTGCTTCTCAATCGCCTACAACTGAAACTTGGGATAAGTGTCTCTACTCACGATTACGGGTTTGACGACATCATTGAAGAGCTAAAGAAGTATCTCACAGATAAAAG GTACCTTATTGTAGTTGATGACTTGTGGGATCAATCAGCATGGAATACTATTAGTTGTGCTTTTCCAGAAAATGGAAATGGGAGTAGAATAATTATAACCACACGAGTGGAAGATGTGGCTGGCATGGCCTGTCATAATGACCGTGAGTGCATTTACACAATGAAGCCCCTCAGTGATGAGAACTCAAGAATGTTATTCTCCAATAGAGTATTTGGGTCTGAAGTTGTTTGTCCACCCCATCTTAAAGAAGTTGCGGCTGAAATTCTGAAGAAGTGTGGTGGTATGCCGCTTGCAATTGTCACTATAGCTAGCCTACTAGCTACTCAAGTGAGATCAAAGAAACACTGGGAGAGCATAAGGAAATCTCTGGGTGCCCATTCTGCCACAAATCCTTCATTGAAAGAGATGAATAGTGTATTAAACCTTAGCTACACACATCTTCCTCTTCATCTCCGGCCATGTTTTCTGTACCTTGGTATGTATTCTGAGGATCACATCATTCCACGGGATTATCTGGTTAAACAATGGATAGGTGAAGGCTTTGTCAGCAGTTTGCATGGACCAGATTTGGAGCATGTCGGCAGGAGTTATTTCAATGAGCTTATCAATAGAAGCATGATTCAGCCggcagaaaatgatgaaaatgagtATGGAGAGGTGTTGTGTTGCAGAGTACACGACATGATGCTTGATTTGATCCTAAGCAAGTGTGTAGAAGATAATTTTGTAAGTGTGGCATACAATTCTGAGGACATGACAAGACTGCTGCATCTCTGCAAATACAAGGTTCGCCGATTATCCCTGTGCTTCATGGCTGTTGGTGGAGCAACATACGACACTGCTATTTCTACTAGGCTGTCACAAGTTCGATCATTACTGTTCGAGAACACTATACTCCCTCTTTTGTGGTTCAAGTACCTCAGGGTGCTAATCATTTTTAATGAGGAGGAGGTAGTTGACCTCACCGCTGCTAGCCAATTGTTTCTGCTTAGGTGTGTGATGGTTAGAGCTTCGAAGATAGAGCTCCCTATTGAACTTGGTGAGCTTGTTTACTTGGAGACGCTGGACATATATGATTGTGAACTGATAAAGAGCATCCCTTCAGATATAGTTCATTTGCCCCGCCTGTCCTGTCTAGTTCTTCCAGATTGGACAGAGTTGCCTGAAGGTATCGAGAATATGAAATCACTGCACACCCTGCGAGGGCTTGACATGGAAAATAGCTCGCTGAAGTGTTTTATGGGTCTCAGCGAGCTGACCAATCTGAGGGAACTGCATATTTTTAGTTTGGGGTTGCCAGAAGTTGCTTTGGGGTTGCCAAAAGTTGATGctttggcttgctccattggaAAGCTTTATAACCTTGAATCTCTTGTAATCTCTGGCGATCATTATGAGCGTGAGGACAGGCAGCAGCTTGGCTCATTATCCAATCCTTTTCAACATATTGAGCGTCTTGAATTGCCTTTTTGGCGGTTATGGAGGGTTCCAAAATGGTTGTGTGGTCTCCATTGCCTGCGCTTCCTTGAGCTGTATGTTGAAGGGACATCAACTCAGGATTTTCATCTGCTTGGAGAGCTTCCCTCCCTCGCCCACCTCGAATTCAAAGCATGTGAAATCCCTGATGAAAGAGCTATGTTAGGCACAGGGCTATTCCCAGTTCTGGAGTTCCTAGATATCCGGTCTAGTAAAGACACTACAGCATACCTAGGCTTCGAGGCAGGTGCTATGCCCAGTTTACGAAGACTCTGGATCGGTGCGTCTCACTGGGGTGGCACTGTACCAGTCGGCATGGAGCACTTGTTACCCCTCCAGGAGATCAAAGTGTATGGAGTCTCCAATACTAAGGATACCAAGGACGCGTTCAAGGAGGCCTTGCTGTTGCACCCGAACCGCCCTTCGGTCAAAGTTCACGCTTCATAG